From Demequina lutea, a single genomic window includes:
- the pheT gene encoding phenylalanine--tRNA ligase subunit beta, whose protein sequence is MPKIPMSWLGESVALGSATPEEVAAALVKVGLEEEGISGGGVEGPLVVGRVLSLVKEAQKNGKTINYCRVDVGGLNDAAGPGHAPDDGVDYPTSRGIVCGAHNFVEGDYVVVVLPGGVLPGPFPIAGRKTYGHWSDGMICSARELGLGEDHTGIIVLRHADGSAGLVGTDVELTPGDDAIELLGLGEQTVEITVTPDRGYCFSIRGVAREYSHSTGAEFTDPAGIPVMGAASAAGFEVVVEDQAPIRGTVGCDRFVARALRGFNPAAASPTWMRRRLEQSGMRSISLAVDVTNYVMLELGQPLHAYDLGKLTAPIVVRRAAPGEKLVTLDDATRDLSPEDLLITDSAAVSGGAGGHGNRAIGMAGVMGGQDTEISDATTDILIEAAHFDPITIARTARRHKLGSEASRRFERGVDTALPPAAVQRALALMQEFGGGVIDEVFTDAGHATELAPVTMEIDFPTRIVGMDFPADEVVASLEAIGCHVTRLGEQLAVVPPTWRPDLDIPVTLVEEVARLRGYAEMPSILPVAPPGRGLTHGQRVRRSVARALADAGLTEVLTYPFMSVERLDECLVPADDKRRKLVRLANPLAAEKPVMRPRVLFTLFDAVKVNLGRGSQDVAVFEVGRGYLDTGTGVAARLPLDGSVTDVQLKELDAALPEQLRMVAGVLTGSRIYAGWNRALANGAAQPWEWSDALALVEVVAHAAGVVLTPRADAYAPWHPGRAAVFTLPNGTPAAHAGELHPKVCETLGFPARSIAFQVLLDPIISFTEGALVAAEAVSQQVVAKEDFAFVVPASVTAGALVAAVREAGGDLVEDARVFDVYEGAQVEAGHKSMAVNVRMRAADHTLSADEVLGVREAVIAAATGQLGAVLR, encoded by the coding sequence ATGCCTAAGATTCCGATGTCATGGCTGGGCGAGTCCGTCGCCCTCGGTTCCGCGACCCCCGAAGAGGTGGCCGCCGCCCTCGTCAAGGTGGGCCTCGAAGAGGAGGGCATCTCCGGCGGGGGAGTCGAGGGCCCGCTCGTCGTCGGCCGCGTCCTCTCGCTCGTCAAGGAAGCGCAGAAGAACGGCAAGACGATCAACTACTGCCGCGTCGACGTCGGCGGGCTGAACGACGCTGCCGGGCCTGGTCATGCGCCCGACGATGGAGTTGACTACCCGACGAGTCGCGGCATCGTCTGTGGTGCCCACAACTTTGTTGAGGGCGACTACGTCGTCGTCGTGCTTCCAGGCGGCGTGCTGCCTGGCCCGTTCCCCATTGCGGGCCGCAAGACGTACGGTCACTGGTCTGATGGCATGATCTGCTCCGCTCGCGAGTTGGGCCTTGGCGAGGACCACACTGGCATCATCGTGTTGCGCCACGCCGACGGTTCGGCCGGACTCGTGGGTACGGACGTCGAGTTGACGCCTGGGGACGACGCGATTGAGCTTCTCGGGTTGGGCGAGCAGACGGTCGAGATCACCGTCACGCCCGACCGCGGCTATTGCTTCTCGATCAGGGGAGTGGCGCGCGAGTACTCGCACTCGACCGGCGCGGAGTTCACGGACCCGGCCGGCATCCCGGTGATGGGCGCGGCATCGGCCGCAGGTTTCGAGGTCGTGGTCGAGGACCAGGCGCCCATCCGCGGCACCGTTGGCTGCGACCGCTTCGTGGCGCGCGCCTTGCGCGGCTTCAACCCCGCCGCCGCGAGCCCCACGTGGATGAGGCGCAGGCTGGAGCAGTCGGGCATGCGCTCGATCTCGCTCGCGGTGGACGTCACCAACTACGTGATGCTCGAGCTGGGCCAGCCCCTGCACGCCTACGACCTGGGCAAGCTCACCGCGCCGATCGTCGTGCGTCGGGCCGCCCCCGGGGAAAAGCTCGTCACGCTCGACGACGCCACGCGCGACCTCTCGCCCGAGGACCTGCTCATCACCGACTCCGCCGCCGTCTCAGGAGGCGCCGGAGGCCACGGCAACCGCGCCATCGGCATGGCGGGTGTGATGGGCGGGCAGGATACCGAGATCTCGGACGCGACCACGGACATCCTCATCGAGGCCGCGCATTTTGACCCCATCACGATCGCGCGCACGGCCAGGCGCCACAAGCTGGGTTCGGAGGCGTCGCGTCGCTTCGAGCGCGGCGTGGACACTGCCCTTCCGCCGGCGGCGGTGCAGCGGGCACTTGCGCTCATGCAGGAGTTCGGCGGCGGAGTGATCGACGAGGTCTTCACGGACGCCGGGCACGCGACCGAGCTGGCCCCCGTCACGATGGAGATCGACTTCCCCACGCGCATCGTCGGCATGGACTTCCCGGCCGACGAGGTGGTCGCGTCGCTTGAGGCCATCGGCTGCCACGTGACTCGCCTGGGCGAGCAGCTCGCGGTGGTGCCGCCCACGTGGCGCCCCGACCTGGACATTCCGGTCACCCTCGTCGAGGAGGTCGCGCGCCTGCGCGGCTACGCCGAGATGCCGTCGATCCTGCCCGTGGCGCCCCCAGGGCGCGGGCTGACTCACGGCCAGCGCGTGCGTCGGTCGGTGGCGAGGGCCCTGGCCGATGCCGGTCTCACCGAGGTGCTCACGTACCCGTTCATGTCTGTTGAGCGGCTCGACGAGTGCCTGGTTCCCGCCGACGACAAGCGCCGCAAGCTGGTGCGTTTGGCTAACCCGCTCGCCGCGGAGAAGCCGGTCATGCGCCCGCGCGTGCTGTTCACGCTGTTCGACGCGGTCAAGGTCAACCTTGGTCGCGGCTCGCAAGACGTGGCCGTGTTCGAGGTGGGCCGCGGGTACCTGGACACCGGCACGGGCGTGGCGGCGCGGTTGCCGCTCGATGGCTCGGTGACGGACGTTCAGCTCAAGGAGCTCGACGCCGCGCTGCCCGAGCAGTTGCGCATGGTCGCTGGCGTGCTGACGGGTTCGCGGATATATGCCGGCTGGAACCGCGCGCTTGCAAACGGCGCAGCACAGCCGTGGGAGTGGTCCGATGCCTTGGCGCTGGTCGAGGTCGTGGCGCACGCCGCTGGGGTGGTCTTGACGCCCCGCGCCGACGCCTACGCCCCCTGGCACCCAGGCCGCGCGGCGGTCTTCACGCTGCCAAACGGTACACCGGCGGCGCACGCGGGCGAGTTGCACCCCAAGGTCTGCGAGACGCTGGGCTTCCCGGCCAGGTCGATCGCGTTCCAGGTGCTGCTGGACCCGATCATCTCGTTCACCGAGGGCGCGCTCGTTGCCGCCGAGGCCGTGAGCCAGCAGGTGGTTGCGAAGGAGGACTTCGCGTTCGTGGTCCCCGCTTCGGTGACCGCCGGCGCGCTCGTCGCCGCGGTGCGCGAGGCCGGGGGAGACCTGGTGGAGGACGCGCGAGTGTTCGACGTCTACGAGGGAGCCCAGGTCGAGGCCGGTCACAAGTCGATGGCCGTCAACGTGCGCATGCGCGCGGCGGACCACACGCTCAGTGCGGACGAGGTGCTCGGTGTGCGCGAGGCCGTGATCGCGGCGGCGACGGGTCAGTTGGGCGCGGTGCTTCGGTAA
- the pheS gene encoding phenylalanine--tRNA ligase subunit alpha, with the protein MSDLSPLDAAGIEAAVSAATKAFDAATTLDELKEARLAHTGDKGALTLANRGIGALAGPDKATAGQLLGKARASIGKALAARTDALEAERDARVLAEESVDVTLPVTRGPVGARHPLETMQELMEDIFVGMGWEVAEGPEIEAEWFNFDALNFDPDHPARAMQDTFFVEPREGDEPSVVLRTHTSPVQARAALERRDALLTEGRGIYVICPGKTFRTDELDATHTPVFHQIEGLAIDKGLTLAHLKGTLEHLAKAMFGPDAEMRFRPSYFPFTEPSLEPDLRCFVCGGSDTECRTCRGTGWIEWGGCGMTHPNVLRAAGIDPEVYTAFAFGMGIERTLMFRHGVKDMRDMVEGDVRFSAQFGVEL; encoded by the coding sequence ATGTCTGATCTTTCTCCGCTCGATGCCGCCGGCATCGAAGCGGCCGTCTCCGCCGCCACCAAGGCGTTCGACGCCGCCACCACCCTGGACGAGCTCAAGGAGGCGCGCCTTGCCCACACGGGCGACAAGGGCGCGCTGACGCTTGCCAACAGGGGCATCGGCGCGCTCGCCGGTCCCGACAAGGCCACGGCCGGGCAGCTGCTCGGCAAGGCCAGGGCGAGCATCGGCAAGGCCCTCGCCGCACGCACCGACGCCCTCGAGGCCGAGCGTGACGCGCGCGTGCTGGCCGAGGAGTCCGTCGACGTCACGCTTCCGGTAACAAGAGGTCCCGTCGGCGCCAGGCACCCCCTGGAGACGATGCAGGAGCTCATGGAGGACATCTTCGTCGGCATGGGCTGGGAGGTGGCCGAGGGCCCCGAGATCGAGGCCGAGTGGTTCAACTTCGACGCCCTCAACTTCGACCCCGACCACCCGGCCCGCGCGATGCAGGACACCTTCTTCGTGGAGCCGCGCGAGGGCGACGAGCCCAGCGTCGTCCTCCGCACCCACACGTCCCCGGTCCAGGCACGCGCAGCGCTCGAGCGCCGCGACGCCCTCCTCACCGAGGGCCGCGGCATCTACGTCATCTGCCCCGGGAAGACGTTCCGCACCGATGAGCTCGACGCGACCCACACGCCCGTGTTCCACCAGATCGAGGGCCTGGCGATCGACAAGGGCCTGACGCTCGCGCACCTCAAGGGCACGCTCGAGCACCTCGCGAAGGCGATGTTCGGGCCCGATGCCGAGATGCGCTTCCGCCCGTCGTACTTCCCGTTCACCGAGCCGTCGCTCGAACCCGACCTGCGCTGCTTCGTCTGCGGCGGCTCCGACACGGAGTGCCGCACGTGTCGAGGCACGGGCTGGATCGAGTGGGGCGGCTGCGGCATGACGCATCCGAACGTGCTGCGCGCCGCGGGCATCGACCCCGAGGTCTACACGGCGTTCGCCTTTGGCATGGGCATCGAGCGCACGCTCATGTTCCGCCACGGCGTCAAGGACATGCGCGACATGGTCGAGGGCGATGTGCGGTTCTCAGCCCAGTTTGGAGTGGAACTGTAA
- a CDS encoding DUF222 domain-containing protein, whose translation MAIDAAEIARVSALVSVLARRDVSDLPDAAFLEAHDAFGRLERLVGTWGARFAGDVARRSAPDLPGGGLARRQGFGSAGAMVARVTGGTTAGAMRSIEAGLALMPAVVLVASPDGSLPTQSTTPPAPRYPAVAQAAHAGDLAVDAAGLITAGLETLAERVPSERLQELERRLVDRAVHLAVHEVRRLVAHAVARADLAGHEERERRQHAERFVAWKEDHTGMVTFTGKLDAVTAAPIRTVIEQIVTHQFRARRDQDPTERDQRTVGQMRADALFEVCRHALGCKETDRSGIRTTIIVRMSLRDRDTGTGLGSIDGTNQPVSVGQLRRLAGDAGIIAEVLGGESEVLDLGRRVREGVRWFV comes from the coding sequence ATGGCCATCGACGCGGCGGAGATTGCCAGGGTGAGTGCCTTGGTGAGTGTGCTCGCGCGCCGTGACGTGTCGGACCTTCCGGATGCTGCTTTCTTGGAGGCGCACGATGCTTTTGGACGGCTCGAGCGGTTGGTTGGGACGTGGGGGGCGCGTTTCGCGGGTGATGTCGCGCGCAGGTCCGCCCCCGACCTGCCAGGTGGTGGTTTGGCACGAAGGCAGGGTTTTGGTTCCGCGGGGGCGATGGTTGCCCGGGTGACGGGTGGGACGACCGCGGGTGCGATGCGCTCCATTGAGGCAGGGCTCGCGCTCATGCCGGCGGTGGTGTTGGTTGCGTCGCCCGATGGGTCCTTACCCACCCAGTCCACCACCCCACCTGCGCCCCGCTATCCCGCGGTGGCACAGGCCGCCCACGCGGGTGATCTGGCCGTTGATGCGGCGGGGTTGATCACCGCAGGGCTGGAGACCCTTGCGGAACGGGTGCCGAGTGAACGGTTGCAGGAGTTGGAGCGTCGCCTGGTGGACCGGGCGGTGCATTTGGCGGTGCATGAGGTGCGGCGCCTGGTCGCCCACGCGGTGGCACGCGCTGACCTTGCCGGCCACGAGGAACGTGAGAGACGCCAACACGCGGAACGGTTCGTGGCGTGGAAGGAAGACCACACCGGGATGGTCACCTTCACCGGCAAACTCGACGCCGTCACAGCAGCACCCATTCGTACCGTGATCGAACAAATCGTCACCCATCAGTTCCGTGCCAGGCGTGACCAAGACCCCACTGAACGTGATCAAAGAACTGTGGGTCAGATGCGGGCCGATGCCTTGTTTGAGGTCTGTCGGCACGCGTTGGGCTGCAAGGAAACGGACCGGTCGGGGATCCGCACCACCATCATCGTGCGGATGAGCCTGCGCGACCGCGACACGGGGACCGGTTTGGGCAGTATTGACGGCACCAACCAACCCGTCTCAGTAGGTCAACTGCGCCGTCTCGCGGGGGATGCGGGCATCATTGCCGAAGTGTTGGGCGGCGAGAGTGAGGTACTCGACCTGGGCCGCAGAGTCAGGGAGGGTGTCAGATGGTTTGTGTAA